One stretch of Halobaculum marinum DNA includes these proteins:
- a CDS encoding proton-conducting membrane transporter, which yields MSDAGSRPRLKLGGHLVPGLAAVALFVVLAIVFLQASFGEAQGFPEGASITAAIGYAMFNIDAGSVPGESMLVAFEIIDVVLVAALAGAVMLARTGTGASVVTALTDGGREVREKLRGGDD from the coding sequence GTGAGCGACGCCGGGTCGCGGCCGCGCCTGAAGCTCGGGGGTCACCTCGTGCCGGGGCTGGCTGCGGTCGCGCTGTTCGTCGTCCTCGCGATCGTGTTCCTGCAGGCCTCCTTCGGCGAGGCGCAGGGCTTCCCCGAGGGGGCGTCGATCACCGCCGCCATCGGCTACGCGATGTTCAACATCGACGCCGGGAGCGTCCCGGGCGAGTCGATGCTCGTCGCGTTCGAGATCATCGACGTCGTGCTGGTGGCGGCGCTGGCGGGCGCGGTGATGCTCGCACGCACCGGCACCGGCGCCAGCGTCGTCACGGCGCTGACCGACGGCGGACGCGAGGTCCGCGAGAAGCTCCGCGGGGGTGACGACTGA
- a CDS encoding NADH-quinone oxidoreductase subunit J, translating into MVVETIAFALFALVTVGSSLGVVLVEDVWHSALLLGAALLSVAVHYVMLQAEFLAAMQILVYVGGVLILITFAVMLVRREGEPEAMEVFDA; encoded by the coding sequence ATGGTTGTAGAGACTATCGCGTTCGCACTGTTCGCCCTCGTCACCGTGGGCAGCAGTCTGGGCGTGGTGCTCGTCGAGGACGTGTGGCACTCCGCACTCCTCCTCGGGGCCGCGCTCCTCAGCGTCGCGGTGCACTACGTGATGTTGCAGGCGGAGTTCCTGGCCGCCATGCAGATCCTCGTCTACGTGGGCGGGGTCCTGATCCTCATCACGTTCGCCGTGATGCTGGTGCGCAGGGAGGGTGAACCGGAGGCAATGGAGGTGTTCGACGCGTGA
- a CDS encoding complex I subunit 4 family protein, with translation MIIEALIGFTFLAALVVMLAPDEYAGKLAFALSLLPVVGSLYMWAGFDAGGNALMAGSIAYQTQLEWMSVAGYELQWFVGVDGISLPLVVLSTVLSSLAIVSAWTPIDTRQSQFYGLMLFMEANLLGVFTALDFFLWFVFWEAVLVPMYFLIGVWGGPRRKYAAIKFFVYTNIASLVMFIGFMALVFNLPVGSFGLPEITQALQAGELSGFVGLDPATLKLVAFVSMFAGFAVKVPVVPFHTWLPDAHVQAPTPVSVMLAGVLLKMGTYALLRFNFTMLPDVGTRPLVAAVIAAVAVISVIYGAMLALAQQDLKRIVAYSSVSSMGYVILGLVAYTGLGIGGATFQMVAHGLISGLMFMAVGVIYNVTHTRMVGDMSGMADRMPITTGILIAGAFGYMGLPLMAGFAAEYFIFQGAFASTVIPSAPLFTAASMFGIVIVAGYLLFAMQRTLFGEFRLDSDYEVHRAAFHDVAPLAVLLLCTIALGVAPDIFFDMITDAIEPVVAVVGGGA, from the coding sequence GTGATTATCGAAGCACTCATCGGATTCACGTTCCTCGCCGCGCTGGTCGTCATGCTGGCGCCCGACGAGTACGCCGGGAAGCTCGCGTTCGCGCTGAGCCTCCTGCCGGTCGTCGGGTCGCTGTACATGTGGGCCGGCTTCGACGCCGGCGGGAACGCCCTCATGGCCGGGAGCATCGCCTACCAGACGCAACTCGAGTGGATGTCGGTCGCCGGCTACGAACTCCAGTGGTTCGTCGGCGTCGACGGTATCAGCCTCCCGCTGGTCGTCCTCTCGACGGTGCTGTCCTCGCTGGCCATCGTCTCCGCGTGGACGCCCATCGACACCCGTCAGTCGCAGTTCTACGGCCTCATGCTGTTCATGGAGGCGAACCTGCTGGGCGTGTTCACCGCGCTCGACTTCTTCCTGTGGTTCGTCTTCTGGGAGGCCGTCTTGGTCCCGATGTACTTCCTCATCGGCGTGTGGGGCGGCCCGCGCCGGAAGTACGCCGCGATCAAGTTCTTCGTGTACACGAACATCGCCAGCCTCGTCATGTTCATCGGGTTCATGGCGCTGGTGTTCAACCTCCCCGTCGGCTCGTTCGGGCTGCCGGAGATCACACAGGCGTTGCAGGCGGGCGAGCTGTCCGGCTTCGTCGGGCTCGACCCGGCGACGCTGAAGCTCGTCGCGTTCGTCTCCATGTTCGCGGGCTTCGCGGTGAAGGTGCCCGTCGTCCCGTTCCACACGTGGCTGCCTGACGCCCACGTTCAGGCACCGACCCCGGTGTCGGTGATGCTGGCCGGCGTCCTCCTGAAGATGGGGACGTACGCGCTGCTGCGGTTCAACTTCACCATGCTGCCGGACGTGGGGACGCGTCCGCTGGTGGCTGCGGTCATCGCAGCCGTCGCCGTCATCTCGGTCATCTACGGCGCGATGCTCGCGCTCGCCCAACAGGACCTCAAGCGGATCGTCGCGTACTCCTCCGTCTCGTCGATGGGGTACGTCATCCTCGGCCTCGTGGCGTACACGGGGCTGGGCATCGGCGGCGCGACGTTCCAGATGGTCGCTCACGGCCTCATTTCGGGGCTGATGTTCATGGCGGTCGGCGTCATCTACAACGTCACCCACACGCGCATGGTGGGCGACATGTCGGGGATGGCCGACCGGATGCCCATCACGACGGGCATCCTCATCGCCGGCGCGTTCGGCTACATGGGCCTCCCGCTCATGGCCGGCTTCGCCGCCGAGTACTTCATCTTCCAGGGGGCGTTCGCCTCGACGGTGATTCCGTCGGCGCCGCTGTTCACTGCGGCGTCGATGTTCGGCATCGTCATCGTGGCGGGCTACCTCCTGTTCGCGATGCAGCGGACGCTGTTCGGGGAGTTCCGCCTCGACTCCGACTACGAGGTCCACCGGGCGGCCTTCCACGACGTGGCGCCGCTGGCGGTGCTGCTGCTGTGCACCATCGCGCTCGGTGTCGCACCCGACATCTTCTTCGACATGATCACTGACGCAATCGAACCGGTCGTCGCGGTCGTCGGGGGTGGTGCCTGA
- the nuoK gene encoding NADH-quinone oxidoreductase subunit NuoK, whose translation MVPPQYYLVLSAAVFCIGVFGLLTRKNALLFLMSVELMLNAANVNLVAFSYYWGNVTGQTFGLFTMALAAAEVAVGIGIILVLYRNFKDIDVTEATTMRW comes from the coding sequence ATGGTCCCGCCGCAGTACTATCTCGTCCTCTCGGCCGCCGTGTTCTGCATCGGCGTGTTCGGGCTGCTCACGCGCAAGAACGCGCTGCTGTTCTTGATGTCGGTCGAGCTGATGCTCAACGCCGCGAACGTCAACCTCGTCGCCTTCTCCTACTACTGGGGGAACGTGACGGGCCAGACGTTCGGCCTGTTCACGATGGCGCTGGCCGCCGCGGAGGTCGCCGTCGGCATCGGGATCATCCTCGTGCTGTACCGCAACTTCAAGGACATCGACGTGACGGAAGCGACGACGATGAGGTGGTAA
- a CDS encoding NuoI/complex I 23 kDa subunit family protein codes for MIGLLKGMATTMKHALDGKTFTVEYPDVAPEVSPRFRGVHKFSQERCIWCRQCENVCPNDTIQIVQDDQRNGEQYNLHIGQCIYCRLCEEVCPVDAILLTQNFEFTADTKDEFVYNKEQLKNVPWYKGIDPLASREPDREAWIGEGDGEVDYQ; via the coding sequence ATGATCGGACTACTCAAAGGAATGGCGACGACGATGAAGCACGCGCTGGACGGCAAGACGTTCACGGTCGAGTACCCGGACGTCGCGCCCGAAGTGAGCCCGCGGTTCCGCGGGGTCCACAAGTTCTCCCAGGAGCGGTGCATCTGGTGCCGCCAGTGTGAGAACGTCTGTCCCAACGACACGATCCAGATCGTGCAGGACGACCAGCGCAACGGCGAACAGTACAACCTCCACATCGGGCAGTGCATCTACTGCCGGCTGTGTGAGGAGGTGTGTCCGGTGGACGCGATCCTGCTGACGCAGAACTTCGAGTTCACCGCCGACACGAAAGACGAGTTCGTCTACAACAAAGAGCAGCTGAAGAACGTCCCCTGGTACAAGGGGATCGACCCGCTTGCCTCGCGCGAGCCGGACCGCGAGGCGTGGATCGGCGAGGGCGACGGCGAAGTCGACTACCAGTAA
- a CDS encoding complex I subunit 1/NuoH family protein — translation MTPLPDMIANLLPFGGLAADVIAALLGAFLIANFLLINTAFAGPWAKRKITAAFTDRIAVNRIGPFGLFVIVADAVRLLSKELIVPEGADRPAWDLGPLLIPFSALLGFAVIPMGSGIHLADPETGLAFAFAASSIASLGLIMMGYASNNKYSLLGGLRAVASNIAYEIPLVVTGISVVLFTGTLQMSQIVAAQQETFISVAGIAIPQWFAFVNPFAFVLFTVANVAEVGRNPFDIPEAPTEIVAGYQTEYSSVYFVLIYLGEFIHIFLGGAIAATLFLGGPAGPGPAALGIVWFTAKIWAFFLLTQWLRSAVPRLRVDQFIEIGWKGMLVLSFANLVLTAVIVGVLQTL, via the coding sequence ATGACGCCGCTGCCGGACATGATCGCGAACCTGCTGCCGTTCGGCGGCCTCGCGGCGGACGTGATCGCCGCGCTGCTGGGAGCGTTCCTCATCGCCAACTTCCTGCTCATCAACACGGCCTTCGCGGGCCCGTGGGCGAAACGGAAGATCACGGCGGCGTTCACCGACCGCATCGCGGTCAACCGGATCGGCCCGTTCGGCCTGTTCGTCATCGTCGCTGACGCGGTCCGCCTCCTCTCGAAGGAGCTGATCGTGCCTGAGGGCGCCGACCGTCCCGCGTGGGACCTCGGCCCGCTCCTCATCCCGTTCTCGGCGCTGCTGGGCTTCGCCGTCATCCCGATGGGGAGCGGCATCCACCTGGCCGACCCCGAGACGGGGCTGGCGTTCGCGTTCGCCGCGTCGTCCATCGCGTCGCTGGGCCTGATCATGATGGGCTACGCGTCGAACAACAAGTACAGCCTGCTCGGCGGCCTGCGCGCCGTCGCGTCCAACATCGCCTACGAGATCCCGCTGGTCGTCACCGGCATCTCCGTCGTGCTGTTCACGGGGACGCTCCAGATGAGCCAGATCGTCGCCGCCCAGCAGGAGACGTTCATCAGCGTCGCCGGGATCGCGATCCCGCAGTGGTTCGCGTTCGTCAACCCGTTCGCGTTCGTGCTGTTCACCGTTGCGAACGTCGCGGAGGTCGGGCGCAACCCGTTCGACATCCCGGAGGCGCCGACCGAGATCGTCGCCGGGTACCAGACGGAGTACTCCTCCGTCTACTTCGTGCTCATCTACCTCGGTGAGTTCATCCACATCTTCCTCGGCGGCGCCATCGCGGCGACGCTGTTCCTCGGCGGCCCGGCCGGGCCCGGCCCGGCGGCGCTGGGAATCGTCTGGTTCACCGCGAAGATCTGGGCGTTCTTCCTGCTCACGCAGTGGCTCCGCTCTGCGGTGCCGCGCCTTCGCGTCGACCAGTTCATCGAGATCGGCTGGAAGGGCATGCTGGTGCTCTCGTTCGCGAACCTCGTCCTCACCGCGGTGATCGTGGGGGTGCTCCAAACGCTATGA
- the nuoL gene encoding NADH-quinone oxidoreductase subunit L, which yields MAGIFDFAPAIVLLPFLSFLIAVGTALSGRDLLPKGGAIPGIAATAGSLVLSIAMAATVAGGEVYDATVYTWAAGSVPGTEALELTFGVLIDPLSSMMLVIVTLVALLVHVFSLGYMNDDGQTGLPRYYAGLGLFTASMLGFVVADNLLMAFMFFELVGLCSYLLIGFHFREPGPPSAAKKAFLVTRFGDYFFLVGVVAVFATFGTAQFVGTEAAPGFPALAEQALHGEYTANTFLGFGPEAWFTVVGLLVLGGVIGKSAQFPLHTWLPDAMEGPTPVSALIHAATMVAAGVYLVARMYGFYAVSPTALGVIALVGGFTALFAGTMGIVKRELKQVLAYSTISQYGYMMLALGAGGYVAATFHLLTHAFFKALLFLGAGSVILAMHHNENMWDMGGLKDKMPVTYYSFLAGSLALAGIFPFAGFWSKDEILYETLIHGLDGAPLLLLGYVFGLLAVPVTAFYTFRMVFLTFHGEARTEEAEDPVSVRWNVKGPLAVLGVLAAGAGVVNLAPVAVLTGAHVDFLHSWLDGGFTNLSVHHYAEIDPYSSAYIGGEVTTVLLGAAVSLGLALLGLALAYRLYAVPEPVEHTDKLGSVKGLLYDNYYQDEYQVYLANRVVLPLARAADTFDQSVIDGVVNAVSSVSLFSGRRIRRIQTGVVSNYAALVTLGLTVLLVLFGVLGGWLL from the coding sequence ATGGCAGGAATCTTCGACTTCGCGCCGGCCATCGTACTGCTCCCGTTCCTCTCGTTCCTGATCGCGGTGGGGACGGCGCTCTCGGGGCGTGACCTGCTCCCGAAGGGCGGGGCGATTCCCGGCATCGCGGCGACCGCCGGTTCGCTCGTCCTCTCCATCGCCATGGCGGCGACTGTCGCCGGGGGCGAGGTGTACGACGCGACCGTGTACACGTGGGCCGCGGGCTCGGTCCCCGGCACCGAGGCGCTCGAACTGACGTTCGGCGTGCTCATCGACCCGCTGTCGTCGATGATGCTCGTCATCGTGACGCTCGTCGCCTTGCTCGTGCACGTGTTCTCGCTGGGGTACATGAACGACGACGGCCAGACGGGCCTGCCGCGCTACTACGCCGGCCTCGGCCTGTTCACGGCCTCCATGCTCGGGTTCGTCGTCGCCGACAACCTGCTCATGGCGTTCATGTTCTTCGAACTGGTGGGGCTGTGCTCGTACCTCCTCATCGGCTTCCACTTCCGCGAGCCCGGCCCGCCGTCGGCCGCGAAGAAGGCGTTCCTCGTCACCCGCTTCGGTGACTACTTCTTCCTCGTCGGCGTCGTCGCCGTGTTCGCGACGTTCGGCACCGCGCAGTTCGTCGGCACCGAGGCCGCGCCGGGCTTCCCGGCGCTGGCCGAGCAGGCGCTCCACGGCGAGTACACCGCGAACACGTTCCTCGGGTTCGGCCCGGAGGCGTGGTTCACGGTCGTCGGCCTGCTCGTGCTCGGCGGCGTGATCGGCAAGTCCGCGCAGTTCCCGCTGCACACGTGGCTCCCCGACGCGATGGAGGGCCCGACGCCGGTCTCCGCGCTCATCCACGCGGCGACGATGGTCGCCGCCGGTGTGTACCTCGTCGCCCGGATGTACGGCTTCTACGCGGTGTCGCCGACGGCGCTGGGCGTCATCGCCCTCGTCGGCGGCTTCACGGCGCTGTTCGCCGGCACGATGGGCATCGTCAAGCGCGAACTCAAGCAGGTGCTCGCGTACTCCACCATCTCGCAGTACGGCTACATGATGCTCGCGCTCGGCGCGGGCGGCTACGTGGCCGCGACGTTCCACCTGCTCACCCACGCGTTCTTCAAGGCGCTGCTGTTCCTCGGCGCCGGGTCGGTCATCCTCGCGATGCACCACAACGAGAACATGTGGGACATGGGCGGGCTCAAGGACAAGATGCCCGTCACCTACTACTCGTTCCTCGCCGGGTCGCTGGCGCTCGCGGGCATCTTCCCGTTCGCCGGCTTCTGGTCGAAAGACGAGATTCTCTACGAGACGCTGATCCACGGCCTGGACGGCGCTCCGCTGCTGCTGCTCGGCTACGTCTTCGGGCTGCTCGCGGTGCCGGTCACCGCGTTCTACACGTTCCGGATGGTGTTCCTCACCTTCCACGGTGAGGCCCGGACGGAGGAAGCCGAAGACCCCGTTTCGGTCCGCTGGAACGTGAAGGGGCCGCTCGCGGTGCTGGGCGTCCTCGCGGCTGGTGCGGGCGTCGTCAACCTCGCGCCGGTGGCCGTCCTCACGGGCGCGCACGTGGACTTCCTCCACTCGTGGCTCGACGGCGGCTTCACGAATCTCTCCGTCCACCACTACGCCGAGATCGACCCGTACTCGTCGGCGTACATCGGCGGCGAGGTGACGACGGTCCTGCTCGGCGCCGCGGTGTCGCTCGGCCTCGCGCTGCTGGGCCTCGCGCTCGCGTACCGCCTGTACGCGGTGCCGGAGCCCGTCGAGCACACGGACAAGCTCGGCTCCGTCAAGGGCCTGCTGTACGACAACTACTACCAGGACGAGTACCAGGTGTACCTCGCGAACCGGGTCGTCCTCCCGCTGGCCCGCGCCGCCGACACCTTCGACCAGAGTGTCATCGACGGCGTCGTCAACGCCGTCTCCAGCGTCAGCCTGTTCTCGGGCCGGCGCATCCGGCGCATCCAGACCGGCGTGGTGAGTAACTACGCGGCGCTGGTGACGCTCGGGCTCACCGTCCTGCTTGTGCTGTTCGGGGTTCTCGGGGGGTGGTTACTGTGA
- a CDS encoding NADH-quinone oxidoreductase subunit N, with amino-acid sequence MDPVLLQADQLPEWTALAPALALGLTGLLLLVLDSIDPNDTRPALLAGVATVGSLAALGLAGWFLSAGTGQPSTNGAIVLYGDALVVDGMALFFQALFASVTALVVVASFDYLRQRAYQAEFYALVMFAATGMALMAAANSLAVAFVALELASLPSYALVAFLKRDSGSVEAGLKYFLIGALSSAVFAFGISLVYAATGSLLLPDVYEALSGDLSGLSGVAAVGILMVAGGFAFKTASVPFHFWAPEAYEGAPAPISGFLSSASKAAGFAVAFRVFVTGFPVDIGIDWVLLFQVLAVVTMTLGNFAAATQEEVKRMLAYSSIGHAGYALIGLAAFTGGAGGNVLGASMAHLLVYGFMNTGAFLFVALAEQWGIGRTFDDYAGLASKAPLASVAMTVFMFSLAGLPPFGGFFSKYFLFAGAVEAGFWWLAAVGAVNSALSLFYYSRVVKALWLDDATSEFELSGTPTALYAAVVFAAVATVLLLPGFPPVIETAQSAAAAILP; translated from the coding sequence ATGGACCCCGTGCTCCTGCAGGCCGACCAACTCCCCGAGTGGACCGCGCTCGCACCGGCGCTGGCGCTGGGACTGACGGGCCTGCTGCTGCTCGTCCTCGACAGTATCGACCCGAACGACACGCGCCCGGCACTGCTGGCGGGCGTCGCCACCGTCGGCTCGCTGGCCGCGCTCGGCCTCGCGGGCTGGTTCCTCTCGGCCGGCACCGGTCAGCCGAGCACGAACGGCGCCATCGTCCTCTACGGCGACGCACTCGTCGTGGACGGCATGGCGCTGTTCTTCCAGGCGCTGTTCGCCTCCGTCACCGCGCTCGTCGTGGTGGCGAGCTTCGATTACCTCCGCCAGCGGGCGTACCAGGCGGAGTTCTACGCGCTCGTCATGTTCGCGGCGACCGGGATGGCGCTGATGGCGGCGGCCAACTCGCTGGCCGTCGCGTTCGTCGCGCTCGAACTCGCCTCGCTGCCGTCGTACGCGCTCGTCGCGTTCCTCAAGCGCGACTCCGGTAGCGTCGAGGCGGGGCTGAAGTACTTCCTCATCGGCGCGCTGTCGTCGGCGGTGTTCGCCTTCGGCATCTCGCTGGTGTACGCCGCGACCGGGAGCCTCCTGCTGCCGGACGTGTACGAGGCGCTCTCGGGCGACCTCTCTGGGCTGTCGGGCGTCGCGGCTGTCGGCATCCTGATGGTCGCCGGCGGCTTCGCGTTCAAGACCGCCTCCGTCCCGTTCCACTTCTGGGCGCCGGAGGCGTACGAGGGCGCACCCGCGCCCATCTCCGGGTTCCTCTCGTCGGCCTCGAAGGCCGCCGGGTTCGCCGTGGCGTTCCGCGTGTTCGTCACCGGCTTCCCGGTCGACATCGGCATCGACTGGGTGCTCCTGTTCCAGGTGCTCGCAGTCGTCACCATGACGCTCGGGAACTTCGCCGCCGCCACGCAAGAGGAGGTCAAGCGCATGCTGGCGTACTCCTCCATCGGTCACGCGGGCTACGCGCTCATCGGCCTCGCCGCCTTCACCGGCGGCGCCGGCGGCAACGTCCTCGGCGCGTCGATGGCGCACCTGCTCGTGTACGGCTTCATGAACACGGGTGCGTTCCTGTTCGTCGCCCTCGCCGAGCAGTGGGGCATCGGTCGCACGTTCGACGACTACGCCGGCCTCGCCTCGAAGGCGCCGCTGGCGTCCGTCGCGATGACCGTGTTCATGTTCTCGCTGGCGGGGCTGCCCCCGTTCGGCGGGTTCTTCTCGAAGTACTTCCTGTTCGCCGGCGCCGTCGAGGCCGGCTTCTGGTGGCTCGCCGCCGTCGGCGCGGTCAACAGCGCGCTGTCGCTGTTCTACTACAGCCGCGTCGTGAAGGCGCTGTGGCTCGACGACGCCACCAGCGAGTTCGAACTGAGCGGCACGCCGACGGCGCTGTACGCCGCGGTCGTGTTCGCCGCCGTCGCGACGGTGCTGCTGCTGCCCGGCTTCCCGCCCGTCATCGAGACGGCGCAGTCGGCCGCCGCCGCCATCCTGCCGTAG